The stretch of DNA ATTGAGGGCGTACAAATTCAGAAACAGCGGAATTACTGTGAACAGGGAGCTCAGGATAAACGCTACGCCCAGCAACCGGGTATCCTGGAATCCCGCGGCCGGGTCGGCGCCCAGCAGCGGCGCCAGTGGCAGAATAACTACCGCGGCCAGCACTAGCTGCACCGTGAGCAGCACCAGCCGGTCGTAGCCCTGCAGGCGGCGCTGGCTGATCAGGTATGAGGCATAGGTAATGGCTACCACTAGGCTCATTAGCACGCTGCGCAGTTCGCCGGCGCCCAGCAGCAGGCAGCTCAGCGCACTTAGCCCAATGGCCAGCCATTGGTTGTTGCGCAGCTTCTCGCCGAGCACCACAAAGCCGAGCAAAGCCGTTAGAATGGGGCAGATGAGGTAGGCAAATGAGCCAGCCTGTACGCTCACCTGGTTGATGACATAGATAAACAGCAGCCAGTTAGAGGTCAGCAGCAGGCCGCCTATTACCGTGGAGAAGCCTACGCTCCGGCGCTCAGCTTTGGAGGCCGCCTGCCACTGGGCCCATACCTGCCGCACGGCTGCCCGCCGACCCAGGCCGTGTAATAGCAGCAGGATAAGCAAGGAAAGCAGAATGCGGAAAAACAGGATCTGGCCGCTGGCATAACCCGCTAACCAGCGTAATGGAATGGGGAAGAACCCCCAGATGAGAAAAGCCGCTAAAGCGGCCAGGTGATGACGCGAAAGTTTCAACAGGAAAGCCAGAAAAATATTGGCGCCGCAAAGGTACAACGCCGCACCCCTCGCTATATACTTTTCTCTATAAAGACCAGAGGTAAACTGAATCGGTGACAGCCAACCCATTCCTTGGGTCTACCGTGCGTATAGCGCGGTGCCAGGGTGGCCTACGCCCCTGCGCTGCTCACACCTAGGTCACTCGTTGTACCTTTGCGGAGCTATGCTTCAGTTCACTGATCTACCGGCCTGCACGGGCGGTACCTTGCTCCAAGCCCCAACTGCGGCGGCCCCCATCCATCAGCTGCTCATTGATAGCCGGCGGGTAGGCCAGCCCGCGGGGGCCTTGTTCTTTGCCTTGCGCGGTCCTCGCCACGATGGCCACCGCTACCTGGCGGAGCTATATGGCCGAGGCGTGCGGCTCTTTGTAATTGATGCCGAAGCAGCCCTGGAGGGTGACCTAGCGGCCTTCCCGGAAGCTAGTTTTTTACTGGTGCCCGATGTGCTGACCGCACTGCAGACCGTGGCTGCGTGCCACCGGCAGCAGTACCGCTTGCCGGTGGTTGGCATCACGGGCTCCAATGGTAAAACCATCGTGAAGGAATGGCTGGCCCAACTGCTCAGCCCCGATGAGCTCATCTGCAAAAGCCCGCTGAGCTTTAACTCCCAGGTAGGCGTGCCCCTGAGTGTGTGGCAATTAAACCCAACGCACACTTTGGGCATCTTTGAAGCCGGCATTTCGGAGCCCGGCGAAATGGCCCGCCTGGCTCACATGATCAGGCCCACACTAGGCCTGTTTACTAACCTCGGAACGGCCCACGATGCCGGCTTTGCCTCTGCCAGGGCCAAGGCGGAGGAGAAAATGCAGCTGTTTAAAGACGTGGACACACTCTTCTACTGTGCTGATCATGCCCTGATTCATGAGGTAGCCCAGGCCCAGCTTGATAGTCGCCGCACCGCGCGCTTCCCCTGGACCCGCCAACGCACCCTCTTCGACGGCCAGCAGGCTGATGTGCTCATCACCATCCATGATGCCTCGGCTGAGCGTACTGTGGTGCGGGTTGAGCGGGCTAAGCCACTGCCCCAGGAGCATACCTTCACGCTGCCCTTCGCCGATGAGCCCTCGGTAGAAAATGCCTTGCACGGCCTCACGGTACTGCTGTGGCGCCAGGTGGCCCCCGCCGAAATTCAGCGCCGCCTCGACCGTCTTCAGCCGGTGGCTATGCGCCTGGAAATGAAGCAGGCTCTCAACGACTGCTACGTTCTGGATGATACCTATAACAATGACTTAGCTGGCCTCAGCCTTGCCCTCGATGCCCTGGCTCGCCAGCCCCGCCGGGGCCGCCGGGCACTCATTCTCTCCGACGTGCTGGAGTCGGGGTTACCGGCTGCCGAGCTCTACAAGCGAGTAGCCGCCCAGGCTACGGCCCATGGCGTTGAGCGGCTCATTGGCATCGGCCCCGAAATCAGCCAGAACCAAGCGGCATTCGCCGGTCTGGATACCGCTTTCTATGCTGATACCGAAGCCTTCCTGACCAGCTTTCAGCCCGACCAGTTTCGCCATGAAACCATCCTGGTGAAAGGCGCCCGGCGCTATGGCTTCGAGCGGATTGTGGCGGTTTTTCAACAGAAAATCCATGGTACGGTGCTGGAGGTAAACCTCGATGCCCTGGTGCACAACCTCAACTTCTACCGCCGCCGCCTGCAGCCTGGCGTGCGGCTGATGGTGATGGTGAAGGCCTTCGCCTACGGCAGCGGCTCCTATGAAGTAGCCAACTTGCTCCAGTTTCATCGGGCCGACTACCTGGCTGTGGCCTACACCGATGAAGGCGTGGATCTGCGCCAGCACGGCATCAGCCTGCCCATCATGGTGATGAACCCCTCGCCAGATGCCTTTCAGAAACTGCGGCAATATCATCTGGAGCCTGAAATCTACTCCTTTGAGCTGCTGGATGCGTACCTGGCCGCTGCCCAGGAAGGCCCCTTGCCCGCCATCCATCTCAAACTCGACACAGGTATGCGCCGTCTGGGGTTTGCGGAGGAAGACGTACCTCTGCTCTGCCAGCTTCTGCAGCGCAACCTAGGCCACTTGCGCGTGGCCAGCGCCCTCACCCACTTGGCCGGCGCCGATGAGGCCCAACACAACGAGTTCTCTCAGCAGCAGCTCGCGGCTTTTCACCGCATGACGCCCCAGCTGGAAACTGCCCTAGGCTACTCCATTATAAAGCATGCCCTAAACTCGGCGGGTATTGTGCGCTTTCCGGAGGCGCAGCTGGATATGGTGCGGCTGGGCATTGGCCTGTATGGGGTAGAAGCCACCGGCCAGGAGCAGGAAGCCCTGCGACCCGTCAGCACGTTGCGCACTACCATCTCCCAGGTGAAAACTTTGCCCGCCAATCATACGGTAGGGTATGGCCGCCGCGGGCAAGCCGTAGACCACGACCGGCGCATTGCCACCCTGGCCATTGGGTATGCTGATGGCTATGACCGGCGCTTCGGCAACGGCGCGGGCGAAGTGCTCATTCGCGGCCAGCGGGCCCCTATTATTGGTAATGTGTGCATGGATATGTGTATGGTAGATGTAACCCACATCCCCGACTTGCGAGCCGGCGACACAGCCATCATATTTGGAGAGGGACTTACACTACCCGAGTTAGCCCAGCGAGTGGGCACTATTCCCTATGAACTCCTTACTAATGTGAGTGAGCGGGTAAAGCGGGTATTCATCACCGAATAATACAGGTGCTCACTTACTGGTTTTTTGGCAAGTAGTTGAGGAGAAATATCTTATTGTATATAAGAATAGTAATTGATGCGGCTGATATAGAAATAATTATAGCGTCTATGCTATTTTATATAACATCAAGCCCTAATTTTGCTCCTTCATAACTCGTCGCTACAGTTTCATTTTGAGGGGCTAGAGCAGTTTGGCTGCCTCAGGATGGGGTAGAATAAGTAGTTGGGCAGCTGACTTTGCCTGGTCATCAGCTCATTTCATTATGAGGGTTACTGTTGAGCTATATGGGTTATGAATATGGTAAGCATTTCACCCTCTGCTTGCTCAGGTTAGTACAGGTCCTTACCACGTAGAACTGCTTACCCGCTTCTGCTTTTTAAGCATTTCGTTTCCTACTCTTACCACCTACTGCATGAATAAAATTGTACACGTATCCTGGTGGCAGCGCACCTTATTGTATTTGCTGCT from Hymenobacter taeanensis encodes:
- a CDS encoding EamA family transporter codes for the protein MKLSRHHLAALAAFLIWGFFPIPLRWLAGYASGQILFFRILLSLLILLLLHGLGRRAAVRQVWAQWQAASKAERRSVGFSTVIGGLLLTSNWLLFIYVINQVSVQAGSFAYLICPILTALLGFVVLGEKLRNNQWLAIGLSALSCLLLGAGELRSVLMSLVVAITYASYLISQRRLQGYDRLVLLTVQLVLAAVVILPLAPLLGADPAAGFQDTRLLGVAFILSSLFTVIPLFLNLYALNALPSGTVGIMMYINPIVSFALAFVYFGEAATGVQGVAYTIIFFSVLLYNSTLRVRRR
- a CDS encoding bifunctional UDP-N-acetylmuramoyl-tripeptide:D-alanyl-D-alanine ligase/alanine racemase produces the protein MLQFTDLPACTGGTLLQAPTAAAPIHQLLIDSRRVGQPAGALFFALRGPRHDGHRYLAELYGRGVRLFVIDAEAALEGDLAAFPEASFLLVPDVLTALQTVAACHRQQYRLPVVGITGSNGKTIVKEWLAQLLSPDELICKSPLSFNSQVGVPLSVWQLNPTHTLGIFEAGISEPGEMARLAHMIRPTLGLFTNLGTAHDAGFASARAKAEEKMQLFKDVDTLFYCADHALIHEVAQAQLDSRRTARFPWTRQRTLFDGQQADVLITIHDASAERTVVRVERAKPLPQEHTFTLPFADEPSVENALHGLTVLLWRQVAPAEIQRRLDRLQPVAMRLEMKQALNDCYVLDDTYNNDLAGLSLALDALARQPRRGRRALILSDVLESGLPAAELYKRVAAQATAHGVERLIGIGPEISQNQAAFAGLDTAFYADTEAFLTSFQPDQFRHETILVKGARRYGFERIVAVFQQKIHGTVLEVNLDALVHNLNFYRRRLQPGVRLMVMVKAFAYGSGSYEVANLLQFHRADYLAVAYTDEGVDLRQHGISLPIMVMNPSPDAFQKLRQYHLEPEIYSFELLDAYLAAAQEGPLPAIHLKLDTGMRRLGFAEEDVPLLCQLLQRNLGHLRVASALTHLAGADEAQHNEFSQQQLAAFHRMTPQLETALGYSIIKHALNSAGIVRFPEAQLDMVRLGIGLYGVEATGQEQEALRPVSTLRTTISQVKTLPANHTVGYGRRGQAVDHDRRIATLAIGYADGYDRRFGNGAGEVLIRGQRAPIIGNVCMDMCMVDVTHIPDLRAGDTAIIFGEGLTLPELAQRVGTIPYELLTNVSERVKRVFITE